The region TCAGAAAGGTTCGCCCATCGCCCTCATTGTGGCCACCACGATTCAGCAGGGGGTGCGCCAGGCCGAGGCCGGTCTGAGCGCAGCCAAGGCCCAGGAGGCCAATGTCTCGGTCGAGTACGAGCGCGCCCAGCGCCTGTTCAAAGAGAATGCGATGAGTAAACAGCAGTACGATATGGTAGTGACTCAGTACGAGGCAGCCAAGGCGGGCTTGGAGCAAGCTCAGGCGGCCCTGCTCTCAGCCAAAAGCACTCTCGCCGACGCTACAGTCACAGCCCCGATCGCCGGCATCATCGGCAAGCGTTATTATGAGGCCGGCGACATGGCCAATCCGGCCTTGCCTGTGGCTACGGTGGTGCAGATGGAACGGGTCAAAATCACTTTTGACGCGACTGAGAACGATATCGGCAAAATCAGGCTGGGGCAGGAGGCTGAAGTCCAGGTGCGCAGTTTTGGCAATGAAACGTTCATGGGTAAAGTACGGAAAATCAGCCCAGTGCTCGATCCGATGACGCGCATGGCGACCGTAGAGGTGCTGGTGAATAACCCAGATCGGCGCCTGAAACCTGGCATGTTCGCGCGGGTCAAAGTATTCATAGGAGTGATCGAAAATACAATCGCCGTACCGCGCTATGCGACGGTGGAGCGGACCACTCTAGAGCGGATAAACGGAGAAGAGAAGGCTGTCACTCGTTATCTGGTCTATGTGGTCGAGGGCGACAAGGCGATACAGCGAACCTTGGATGTGTCGTATGCGGACCATCTCCAACTGGCGGTGACCAGCGGCCTCAAAGTCGGCGAGCAGTTGGTCACCGTGGGCCAGGCCAGTCTGCGCGACGGCGCGCCGGTACGGATTATCAGCACACCGGAGGCCACCCAATGAGGATGACCCAACTTTCTATCAGACGCGGAGTGACAACGGCGATGATCTATCTCATCGCCATCGGCTTCGGTCTTTTTTCCCTCACCCGGCTTAACATCGATCTTTATCCAAAGCTAGAATTTCCGATGCTGGCTATTATCACCCAGTACACCGGTGTCGGGCCGAACGATCTGGAGACTGTTATCACTCGGCCGATCGAAGAGGTCTGCGCCTCGGTAGAGAATGTCAAGACCGTCAGTTCCACCACTCAGCAGGGTCTGTCGCTGATTATGATTGAATTCAGCTGGGGCACTGATATGAACCAGGCTGAGATCGACGTGCGCAACAACCTGGAATATATCCGGGATTATCTACCACAGGACGCGAGCGATCCCATGGTCTTCGCCTTTGATGTCTCCTCACAACCCATCCTCTATCTAACCCTCTCGTCGCCTGATCTCAGCCAGGCGGAGCTGCGTTACATTGGAGAGCATGACCTTGAGCCGCGGCTGGAGCGCATCCCCGGAGTAGCGTCGGCTTCCACCATGGGCGGGATGAAGCGGGAGATCAAAGTTTTCGCTGACCCGATGCGCATGCGCGCCCACAACATCTCACTGCAGCAGATCACCGGAGCTCTGCAGGCGGCCAATCTACAGATCCCGTCGGGCATGGTCGATAATGACCGGCTTGAATTTTCTGTCAACACCGCAGGACAGTTCACCAGCGTCGAACAGATCGCCAGCACCAGCGTGGCAACCTATAACGGCGCGGTGATCCGCGTCAGCGATGTGGCGCGCGTCGAGGATGGTT is a window of bacterium DNA encoding:
- a CDS encoding efflux RND transporter periplasmic adaptor subunit; this encodes MQRKMAYGLIVLSLSLMGSGCGNKETKSDETARVPVEVTQVQTSRVLQSLTFNGDVEAELEVKVFSKIPDRIEKYYVDEGSFVQKGSPIALIVATTIQQGVRQAEAGLSAAKAQEANVSVEYERAQRLFKENAMSKQQYDMVVTQYEAAKAGLEQAQAALLSAKSTLADATVTAPIAGIIGKRYYEAGDMANPALPVATVVQMERVKITFDATENDIGKIRLGQEAEVQVRSFGNETFMGKVRKISPVLDPMTRMATVEVLVNNPDRRLKPGMFARVKVFIGVIENTIAVPRYATVERTTLERINGEEKAVTRYLVYVVEGDKAIQRTLDVSYADHLQLAVTSGLKVGEQLVTVGQASLRDGAPVRIISTPEATQ